From a region of the Pseudanabaena sp. ABRG5-3 genome:
- a CDS encoding DUF5340 family protein: MSSLPVPSHIHYELLLQLLERQTLPALHNEMKQPHLGAKLNVSREHLQAAIINLRKAFALQKQVEDLCEYHGIQVSYRWSLSESEQEMGKSLKEISSPHKDS; this comes from the coding sequence CACTTCCTGTTCCATCCCATATCCATTACGAGCTTTTACTTCAGTTGCTAGAGCGCCAGACCCTGCCTGCACTGCACAATGAGATGAAGCAACCTCATTTAGGGGCAAAGCTAAATGTTTCGAGAGAGCATCTTCAGGCTGCAATCATTAATTTACGCAAAGCCTTTGCTTTGCAGAAGCAGGTTGAAGATCTATGCGAATATCACGGCATTCAAGTTTCTTATCGTTGGTCTCTGAGTGAGTCAGAGCAAGAAATGGGGAAATCATTAAAAGAAATTTCTAGTCCGCATAAAGATTCTTAA
- a CDS encoding carotenoid oxygenase family protein translates to MVQTASPTFSREDWQKGYESLRTEQAYWIDEIEGAIPLELEGTLFRNGPGQLDINGQKYGHPFDGDGMICAIAFKDGKAHFANQFVKTPEFLAEQKAGKILYRGVFGTQKAGGWLSNIFDLRNKNVANTNVVYQGGKLLALWEAAHPYSLNPQNLDTVGLENFGGKLGAGEVFTAHPRKDDRTGDLWGFGVQPGPKSTISIYRITPQGELSTESQVKVAGFCFLHDFAYTPNYRIFMQNPVAFKPLPFILGLATAGECIELKPNTSSQFLLIDRQGNLQTIETDPCFVFHHCNAFERGDEIIVDSVCYPDYPKLEPNTDFREIDFDKVIAGQLWRFRINPKLGTVNRELILERSCEFPVVHPRCVGQEYHYAYIGAIAKESGNAPLQMIAKVDMNTGKQEFHNFAPRGFISEPIFVPRDHSATSAEDDGWVLTLVFNAEHNRSDLVILDAQNISGRPVATLHLKHHVPYGLHGTFTQEIF, encoded by the coding sequence ATGGTTCAGACTGCATCGCCTACTTTTTCCCGTGAAGATTGGCAAAAGGGATATGAGTCTCTGCGTACTGAGCAAGCTTATTGGATTGATGAAATTGAGGGGGCAATTCCTTTAGAGCTAGAAGGAACTTTATTCCGAAATGGACCTGGGCAGCTTGATATCAATGGTCAGAAATATGGACATCCCTTTGATGGTGATGGGATGATCTGCGCGATCGCCTTTAAGGATGGCAAGGCACATTTTGCGAATCAATTTGTAAAAACACCTGAATTTTTAGCTGAGCAGAAAGCAGGGAAAATTTTATATCGGGGTGTATTTGGGACACAGAAGGCTGGAGGTTGGCTGAGTAATATTTTTGATTTGCGGAATAAAAATGTTGCTAATACCAATGTGGTTTATCAGGGCGGCAAGTTACTAGCTTTATGGGAAGCAGCACACCCTTACTCTCTCAATCCTCAAAATTTAGACACGGTGGGGTTAGAAAATTTTGGCGGTAAGTTAGGGGCAGGAGAGGTTTTTACCGCCCATCCTCGCAAAGACGATCGCACAGGGGATCTATGGGGATTTGGGGTACAACCAGGACCTAAGTCCACGATTTCGATCTATCGGATTACACCTCAAGGTGAATTATCAACCGAATCTCAGGTTAAGGTTGCAGGATTTTGCTTCCTACATGATTTTGCCTACACGCCTAACTATCGGATTTTTATGCAGAATCCTGTTGCTTTCAAGCCTTTGCCATTTATTTTGGGATTAGCGACCGCAGGAGAATGTATTGAGTTAAAGCCCAATACATCTAGTCAATTTTTGCTGATCGATCGCCAAGGTAATTTACAAACTATAGAAACCGATCCTTGTTTTGTCTTTCATCATTGCAATGCCTTTGAACGAGGTGATGAAATTATTGTGGATTCGGTTTGCTATCCTGACTATCCAAAATTAGAACCAAATACAGATTTTCGAGAAATCGATTTTGACAAGGTAATTGCAGGGCAGCTATGGCGCTTTAGGATTAATCCCAAACTTGGCACAGTGAACCGAGAATTAATCTTAGAAAGATCCTGTGAGTTTCCTGTAGTACATCCCCGTTGTGTAGGACAAGAATATCATTATGCCTATATTGGCGCGATCGCAAAGGAATCAGGTAATGCACCTTTGCAAATGATTGCAAAAGTCGATATGAACACTGGCAAGCAAGAATTTCACAATTTTGCGCCACGCGGTTTTATTAGTGAACCAATTTTTGTACCACGCGATCATAGTGCAACTAGTGCAGAAGATGATGGATGGGTTCTGACTTTAGTTTTTAATGCTGAACACAACCGCTCTGATCTAGTGATCCTTGATGCTCAGAATATTTCTGGTAGACCTGTAGCGACTCTGCATTTAAAGCATCATGTCCCCTATGGGTTGCATGGCACTTTCACGCAGGAAATTTTCTAG
- a CDS encoding DUF1824 family protein, with amino-acid sequence MSNNLTIADAERVLWELSDLDPETATPERRSQICEALDFLTKQADYHIFGICADSTQEALQTLQNYAAHFRYDLPEADLPAIANGIYLKYNPRSRRYHTDNYKGTYRGVLLSFHTDFTDGYSGTHGHFPLDLFL; translated from the coding sequence ATGAGCAATAATTTAACTATCGCCGATGCTGAGCGTGTTCTCTGGGAATTAAGTGACTTAGACCCAGAAACAGCAACTCCAGAGCGCCGATCTCAAATCTGTGAAGCCCTAGATTTTTTGACTAAACAAGCCGATTATCACATTTTTGGGATCTGTGCCGATAGCACCCAAGAAGCCTTGCAAACTTTACAAAATTATGCGGCGCATTTTCGATACGATTTGCCCGAAGCTGATTTACCTGCGATCGCGAATGGTATTTATCTAAAATATAATCCGCGCAGCCGTCGCTATCATACCGATAATTACAAAGGTACTTATCGCGGTGTATTGCTTTCTTTTCATACCGACTTTACCGATGGCTATAGTGGCACTCACGGACATTTCCCGTTAGACCTTTTTTTATAG
- a CDS encoding DUF3318 domain-containing protein translates to MNINEEIARLRDLLPASWRMYTSIKSKPEQPELLSSLPILPWQRGTQLNINFRLWRQLPEAQRDLLFLHEISWRQQTKWLQIGAYQGIAAVSVVGGIVEAVQGDVTGIAISLLLGTIGFNQILRSHKSSQVQVQADNEAINVAQKRGYREEEAAQALLEAIPAMARLIGRNTPEFTELIRCQNLRAIAGLSKTTIPDKEINDF, encoded by the coding sequence ATGAACATCAATGAAGAAATCGCGCGTTTGAGAGATTTGCTACCAGCGTCTTGGCGCATGTATACATCGATTAAGTCCAAACCTGAACAACCTGAGTTACTCTCTAGCCTGCCCATCCTACCTTGGCAAAGAGGAACCCAACTAAATATCAATTTTCGTCTATGGCGACAATTGCCTGAAGCACAGAGAGACTTGTTGTTTTTGCATGAGATAAGCTGGCGACAACAGACTAAATGGTTGCAAATAGGTGCTTATCAGGGTATTGCCGCAGTATCTGTAGTTGGGGGCATCGTTGAAGCAGTACAGGGTGATGTCACAGGCATTGCGATCTCCTTATTATTAGGAACCATCGGTTTTAATCAAATTTTGCGGAGTCACAAAAGCTCACAAGTACAAGTCCAAGCTGATAATGAAGCGATCAATGTTGCCCAAAAACGTGGCTATAGAGAGGAAGAAGCAGCTCAAGCATTACTCGAAGCTATTCCTGCGATGGCACGGTTAATTGGACGAAATACACCAGAATTTACAGAATTGATCCGTTGTCAAAATCTAAGAGCGATCGCAGGACTATCAAAAACAACGATCCCAGACAAAGAAATTAATGATTTTTAA
- a CDS encoding late competence development ComFB family protein: MSSCRNALEELVIEEAEAQYKRLGADVKKRVDLSEVIAYTLNRLPPMYATTQRGWVQQRKKADQELGAAIAKTVRNGFLSTQSDVLRQQDPIPAHELISQARSLVKLRKLFNKDYLKWKDVPDVVRDALDSGYYQGLSNGTYISLDRRNSLLARSYAVRRRATPILNSSSKSPKTEQDISAEIRDFESYMSGTVYRYSNILESLVSAIVERRVQRLDETIQKKISIDDVAAYVLNRLPPMYATSRRGLQSLRQRVKSEMTNQIISIVKEALVKVIQAPERALSPLPFERFNLELEDTLVQLRELLQRDDITWRNIAEIVEECLRTPRSDYPVWRAKHDV; the protein is encoded by the coding sequence ATGAGCAGTTGTAGAAATGCCCTAGAAGAACTAGTCATCGAAGAAGCAGAAGCGCAATACAAACGGCTAGGTGCTGATGTAAAAAAGCGCGTTGATCTCAGTGAGGTGATCGCTTATACGCTAAATCGCTTACCACCAATGTATGCAACTACTCAGCGTGGCTGGGTACAACAGCGTAAAAAAGCCGATCAGGAGTTAGGGGCAGCGATCGCTAAGACAGTACGTAATGGATTTTTAAGTACTCAAAGTGATGTTTTACGGCAGCAAGACCCAATCCCAGCTCATGAGCTAATCAGTCAAGCGCGATCGCTAGTTAAATTAAGAAAATTATTTAATAAAGACTATCTCAAGTGGAAAGATGTACCCGATGTTGTGCGTGATGCCTTGGATTCAGGTTATTACCAAGGTTTATCTAATGGCACATACATCAGCTTAGATCGACGTAATTCGCTACTAGCTCGCAGCTACGCCGTTCGTCGTCGAGCAACACCTATTTTAAATAGTTCCTCCAAATCTCCTAAAACTGAGCAAGATATCTCTGCTGAAATTAGGGATTTTGAGTCCTATATGTCAGGAACTGTTTATCGATATAGCAATATTTTAGAAAGTTTAGTATCCGCGATCGTGGAACGTCGCGTCCAGCGCCTTGACGAAACAATTCAGAAAAAAATCAGCATTGATGATGTAGCCGCCTACGTCCTCAATCGATTGCCCCCGATGTATGCCACTAGTCGTCGCGGCTTACAAAGTCTACGCCAGAGGGTCAAGTCAGAGATGACCAATCAAATTATTAGTATCGTCAAAGAAGCTTTAGTGAAGGTAATTCAAGCCCCTGAACGAGCTTTGTCACCATTACCTTTTGAAAGATTTAATCTCGAACTAGAAGACACCCTAGTTCAACTGCGGGAATTGCTCCAAAGAGATGACATTACTTGGCGCAATATCGCCGAGATTGTCGAGGAGTGTTTAAGAACACCTAGATCCGATTATCCAGTTTGGCGGGCAAAACATGATGTTTGA